The DNA segment TTGGAATGAATACACTGCTATCAGTATGATGCCTTTTGACACTATCTGATATTGTATGGCAGGAGTTACAGTCCCCCTGGACGATCCCCTAGACGCCGCAGCTTGACACCTCGTGGGCGCAGCTACAGCAGGTCACCACCATACCGTGGACGTGAGGAGTTGCCATATGCTAATGGGTTTGTTCCTTTGCTTGGTTTTTAATTGTATTCTTTAGGTTGTGGATCGGAGGACCTCCCATGCAGGAAGGCTACTTACCATGTTCAACATCAAAATATAGACAGTTTACATTGCATAATGTTTTGTTTGCTATCCTTTTATGTCAGTAGCCAAAACATGAGCTCGGTCTTTCACCAtcctcaatttggttgatggGCTGGAGCATCAAATTCGTCCTTATGAGCTTTAACCTAATCTAAGACATGATTGTCACTTTTGCAAATGGCTATAGATTACTTAATTTCAACACAGTTGGACCACTCATTTGCAAAATTACCATCACCAGACACAAAAGTGCATGTTTGTCATTTTATGGTTACCTTTGTTGAttaattttactttcttttgtcTCGACCAAATTTTTTGTAGAAATGGTTTGAGGGACCGACGCCGAAGCAGGAGCTGAGTATGAAAGCCTTGGTCACTTTGCTCTATTAAGAGGATACTGGGAATGAATGTTAATTAGTGTGCTTGGACTTCAGTATGACTGTTTAAATCGGGCGACGCCCTCAGCTTCTACTCTTGGATTTGGATAAgttccttcctttctttttgcagTTGGATTTTTTCCTTCTATGCTGAATATGTAGTTTCATTCTAGGAGGAGATCaagcattatgaatttattgaGGACAGTTCAATGAGCACGTTGCTAAAAATCtatgctttttgtttttttgatgtTGAGGTCTCTTCTGGTCCTGCTTCATTGTTGATGTGCTTCTGCACTCCCCTGGATTTCGTTCTTCATTGGCCACTGGGATCTTCAATTTTGAATGGTTGTGGGTCCCAGCCTGCTACTTCTGTAGATGCTTCTATTTGATTGTCTCTCCGGTTGTGATGCGCCTCCCTTCTCTTGtggcatttcttttatttaactttaacgGATTGAGGAGCTACGTCAAACACTTCTGGCAGGTATTTATATCTGTTCTACAGGAGTTGGGGGGTTCTTAAACaagatgaatttatttttgcgTGGATTTTCTAATTGGATTTTACTAAGAATTTGCGTGGATGATCCCTTGAAGATatcttttttggttcttttccttcggttttctgttgaaaaagAGGTCTTTGATTtaagttttttcaattttgtggGGGACATTGAACCCCTCAAATGTATTGGGTTGCAAATGGTGGTTAAATGTCCAAACAATCTTACCCTTTACATTGAAAATGGAGTAAGATCGACCTTTTATTAATGAGTTGCAGTTTACCTTTATTTGGGTGTGTGGCTTTGATATTAGCTTTGaaattatctttttatattacTCCATATGTGCCTGCTTTAATTTCcttctcatatttttttctcttcaataTCTACTGGGTCATGGGTTCTTCTCGTGCTGTGGTTTGGTGACCTTGGCTAAAGTATGTGGTGACCTCAGCTAAGTTATGGTGTTGCTAGAAGATCAAGAACTTCAATTGTAGAGGACCCCTGGCTTTTGGCTTTAGTAACTGACTTGGTTTGGTTTTTAGTGCTAAAGCGGCTTCCTTAGTTGTTCTGGGTTTGGCTTGATGATAAATCTTCCAAAATGATCGGCATTCTACTGATTTTTGTGGTTTCTCTGCATCGTAAACAAGTTCTGCTGTACGTTATGCCAATAAGCAGTGCATTATTACTCATTTTTGGAAGGTATCTCATTTAGCCCCCTGGTTACAAGTCTTATGTTTTTTAGGGGGTAGGTGTGGAGAGTTGTAGGGTGAGATTTACCGCTTCTATTGTCTTTCTATTGGGGGCTTTTTATctaaaccttttttttcttcttttccaataCACATTGAATTCATTTACccttcttttttcaaatttggtaATTGAATACATAAGAGGAAAGGGGAGAAGTTGTtgatttgtttaaaaatatatataggaaattccatgttaaattgatatttattaTATGGCTTAAACAAGTGGATGGTGGTGATATAaacaagaaatattatttaggTTGTTTGAGATATTGTATTAACTGCAGTTGGACGATGCCAAACCTTTTTATATATACTCTGATGtagttttaaatgttttttatgctcattttgataaattttatacaaCCAAAAACCTAAGCGGTTGATTTTACTAAAAGTGCATTGCATATTTGACTAATTATtggtttatattttcttttccagtTTAGGGGCTCATTTTTTGTAAGTACAAAAACCCAATTCAAGATTCTCTAATtgttattattcaaatattttatcctttttttcatttcattttctgtgAGCTTATTGCATGTAggattatattaattttgtttggatAGAAAGGCATCTACgatgttatttcttttataaaagatgaaaatgatttcTACAAGCCTCGAGTAGACAAGttttatataagtttttaatatgtaataaataagcTTGCATATCATTCTGGCTGAGCCGGGTCATGTCCGAGCACATGATCAACCCAACCCGGCCCTAAGCGAGGAGTATTCCCCGAGTCAACTTCTACAACTTTATTCAGCagattgtaaaaaattaaaaaaaaaaaaagagaactaCTTTTATATGGAAACAATATAAAAGTAATACAAGTCAAAATGAAGAAATTACTGAATTAGGTAGCGGAGAACTTTGTAATTACATGGGGGCGGGTACCCATCAAACTTGATTAGATTTCACGCACAGGAAGCAAAAATAATTCTCTTTTTGGAATGTTTGGTTCATCAGAAAGCATGGTGGATTGGAGAGTCCTTTTTCTAGAAAAAGACGCTTCAATATATTTTCTCCCCAGTCAATATTATAGTCCAACTAAATTATTCGAAAAATGATGTTTCCCTGCCAGCATCATTTCTTGATATATCAATGTGTCGGAAAGGGGTCCATAAATACcctagtaaaaaaaaaagaaaaaaagaaaaaagaaaaaaataaggtaCATAAAGGTACATGCTTTCATTGGGTGAAGGTTATAAGCCAGACAACATGCCCAATTGCAGATTGACCCTGGTATGTCCAAGTTCAATGAAAGCTCTCTGAGATTGCTTTACCTGTGAGATTGAGTAATTTTAAACCTACATGAATGTCAGTCACACTGCCATAACTCACTTGCACCAAAATTGCCAGCTTAGGTATTATCCCAAGTGAATATGATATGCTTAAGCCAGCAGTTGGGTTGTTAAATCAAAGATTTTGCTGATTGGCAGTGCTTGCCAAAATGGAGTGGACCAGAGAAGAATGGTCAGGGAGATGGTACTTTGATCATATTGCCAACCAGGAGTACCATCTAAAAAAGCCAGAATCAGCGTATGCCCTACAAAAGATTTCGACCCACACAATTATTGTGTTAAGTTGTTAATCCTATAATTGAACTAGACGACCCAAAAACCTCGGCCACTACATACAATAAAAGCTGAGCTTTGTAATCAGTTAATCGCCCACCTCGCCTGCCGACACTTTATTAATCTAGACTAGATTCAACTTCAAACTGGCACACCTAGGCACTGCAACattaaaaaaaggcaaaaaggaAGGGCGTGCGAACGcgtgtgtagagagagagagagagagagagagagagagagagagagagaatcaatGGTTACATTGAATAGACCAGAAAATTGAACAAATAGATGTTTTACATGTCTAATCACTAATGAAGAAAGAATCTACGAAGTATAAACCAGAAAGCATCAAGCAATCTCATCCTTGGACTCTCTCTTGCATTCTGCAAAATACAAAGACAATATGGCCTGGGGGTCAGCGGCGGGCGAAGGTGCCAAACCGCACACAAGCAAGGGTTGATGTAAACTGTGATACACTTCACGAACATAGAGTATTCTATCCCTACCTATCACGAACAATAATTCAATACCTATGGAGGATTACAATATGACCAATGCCCTATGGAAATGAGGAAAAATGGTAATTGTAAATGCCAAGGAGAGTTACTGTGAACATAGAAACCCTATCAGACACTTCATTCGTACGAGGAatacaagaaattcattttattgAATTGGAGGGTTACCCCTTGACTGCAATCTCCCAAGGCAAAAAGGATTGGAACTTCCTTGCTTGCACTGCCCACACATATCACTGCTGCTGAGATGCACATTTACTGAATCTCAGCAGAAGGGTGCTTTTCTTTCTCCTCCTTTCTCTTGTCCCCCCCTCATTATTAGCTCATCTGCTCCCCAATCAAATCAAGACCCACAAGCAGGAAGGTCACCCCTTGGAAAAGCAGGAAATAGAAGTGGACTCCTTGTGCAGACAACAGGCTTCTGACAGAAGCTGTGAGCAAAAGGAATGCCAGAGCAAGCTCCTTCCTATATATCTTGTTAATTTTCTTAACAGGATCTCGAGATGCTTCTTTCTGTTCCTTAATTTGGTTCAATTCACAGAGCTCACTCTCAGAAGCTCCTCTGGAGAATTGTGGCTGGTTTATTGTTCTAGATTCCCTTTCAGCAGCAGCCAGTAAATCAGATTCTGATGACCTGCCAGCCTTCTTGGTGACAACCCACTCATAAGAGCTACCCAACTGGAACAATCCAGATACCATTGCGTTGAATTTTGTAACAGACATGGTATTCTCAAATAGCAGGTAAGGAACAATGAAGGGGAAAGATTTGGGGGCTGGAAGAATGTTTAGGAATGACATAAATACTGGCACATAACAAATGACCCATACGGGAAGCTCAGCCTCGGGGACAAACATAGTTAAAGGAAGAATTACGCAGAACAATGTGAAGGAATAGAAGGGAAGGATGAGTTTCCTCAACAGAAAGAATAGCAGTACCAAGTTTGCTTTCTTACATGCTGATATCTGCAGTATCGAAGAGTTTAAGCCTTTTAGTTCAGATCAAAAGTAATTAATTGTTGTGGGTCAACGACTTCTACTACATACAAGTTATTGATAAGCGGGAATAATCAAGGTCAACTATCAGAGGTACCTTTGAAGTTATGATTGCTGGAAGACACAGTCTAAAAAGTTGCATTGGGCCAGAATGCCAGCGATGCTGCTGCTTCCTGTAAGCTTCATATGACTCGGGAACTTCACAAAGGGCCTGAAAATGTAAATACATTTAAGCTTGAAAGTAAGTTCGGTCAATTTTCAGGACATCTAAAGTTGGGGTCCTATTCATGTACCCCttcaattaaatataaaatcatcacGTACCTTTACATCATTAAGGAAGATGAACTTCCAACCATTGAGATGGGCTCGGATGGCTATGTCCATATCCTCCACAGTTGTCCTTTCAAGCCAGCCACCAGACTCCTCCAGGGCTTTAATTCTCCAAACACCAGCAGTTCCATTGAAaccaaagaaattaatgaatacCCCATTGACCTGCTGTTCCACCTCGAAGTGGAAACACAGATTAATGTTTTGGAGACGAGTCAACAGGTTTTCATCCTTGTTCACGAAAGCCCATCTAGCCTGAACCAAACCTAGTTCAGGATTGCCCTGTGGCACCAGGTAAGAGAGATATACATATTAAGTTCTCAGACTACTTTGACTAAAAATTTCACCAAGAGTGTATAATTCTTTTCCCACCTTGAAGTGGGGCACAGTTAGCTTAAGAAAATCAGGATTAGGTTGGAAATCTGCATCAAAAATCGCCACAAACTCGTAACTCATAACGTAATCACAACTCATCGCTGACTTGAGATTCCCTGCTTTGTAACCAGTTCTAACCAAACGATGTCGATAGATTATGTTGATGCCCCTTTGGCTCCATTTAGCAACCTCTGCTTCAATTAACCATTGAATAGTCTCATCATCAGAATCGTCAAGAACTTGAACCAGTAGTCGATCCTTTGGCCAATCAAGTTGGCACACTGCAGAGATAGACTGCTCATAGACCTGCATGAGGCCAGTGCCAGAAAACCTTATCAACATCAAGAAAATTCCACCAAAAGAATCTACAGATTGGTCGTATAAATTATTTACATTGATTTGAACTATTTTCAGACACCCTCATCAGATATATCTCCTATAAGGGTAATTTCTTCTATTTCACTGAATAAAAAGATATGAACATTGTGACATAATTATTGAAATCGTAATCAAGCTGAGAATTAAATCTGATGGTTCTTTTTTGGGGGGTGGTAGGCAATAAGTGTTTAATTGACAATACGACGCTTTCATCATTACTGAACTGTcttgtaaaaaattattgaacCATGCAAATTACTCCTGAACGGTGCAAACCCCTTAATTCAATACGAATCAGTAAGgattaaaaattttctttcttctttttattattcttttacttttttttttttggtacgtCCAGACGAGCATTCTTCTTATTCTCAAAGTTTTCCAGTTCGGTAATGTCATATTTCCGTCCCAAAATTTTCTAATCCTGAATAGAAtaaaactatataataatataaaacaagttCCAAATCCAGAACTTCCACTAGTTAGAAGCGATACAAATCAATCTAAAGACTTATACGTAccaggaaagaaagaaagagtcaAAATTAGCGTCTTACCTCCCTCTCATTACACATTGGAATTTGAACGAGAACCATGGGATAATTGCCTGACCCCTCCACATCATCCGACTTGAAGGGATCCCCCTCAATCCTTGGCTTAATCTTCTTGTATTTTATCCATAAGCAACCTAAGCAAAGTATCATACGGTCCACGGATTGGATAAGGAACAGAACAACACAGAAGTTTGAGAGTGCTTGAATTGGGGGCGCAATGTAATCGGCCCGGAATGTCAACCAAGCAACATAAGCCATGTGGAAGAAGCCTCGCAACTCAGAAGTCCGAGGAATGTGCAAACTGGGATTCTTAAAATAATGCCACCCTTGGAAATAGGCAACCACCTCAAAGGCCAGGATGGCCAAGGCAGTGACTAAGAACGCTCTTATGATTCTGAAAAGCAGTTTCCCTTTACCCAACTTCTCGCTGGCCAAGGTTACTCCTTGTCTATGGATCAACCTCCTCTTGATGGCTCCGAGCAATGCCCAGAGTGCCGTGGCGAGCCAGGAGACGCAACCGATAGCACGGTTGGCCTTGAGAAGCAAGACCCACGTGACCTGCTTCGCATTCTTGCCCCGGCTTTTCTCCACCGGCCGGAACGCAGCGTCTGGGCCGTCAATCTCCACAACTGAGAAGTTGGGGTTCTCCATTGTGACTACCACCGGGGTTCCCTTGCGGGTATCTTTTCCCCACCAGTTAGAAAAGTCCAATCTTGGAGCCATTTCCGAGCAAGGTGGCTTTTGAACCTCACGAGCTGAAAAGGATGCCGAATCCAAGAACAAACAACGGCCAAATCTTCAAGAAACTCTCATAATCAGATCTGAAACTTGAGAACCAAAGCAAAACTCATTCAAGAACCAACCAAGAAAACTAACAAAAGCTACCGGAATTCACTTCCACACACTCCATTCCACCCACAAtgtggaaaaaaagaaagaatgaaaagaaaaaccaagAAAAGGGAGAGGTGAGAGGGAGGGTTTCTCTGTACTGTTTCAAAGCCAGAGGGCTCTCACTTAAACACGGTAAAGCCACATTATGAGGGCAAGTATCTGCAGCCGTGACAGAGCCTAACTCCATGTGGGGGTATTTGTCAAGCAAGCCGGACAAGCAACGTCACTCACGCAAAAGTTTACTGTTTTGGGCGTGTTAGGAATCTGCATTTACAATGGCACGaagtaaaaggaaaatgctGTAAGCAATTCTTTGACTAAACAAGGCTCAAGAAAGGGCAGACTAGCTGCTGGCTTCGAGAAAACACATCCATTCTTAGCGAAATCTAGATTTTTCAAAGTGTTTCGGGTGGTGCCAATTGGCCAttgattataattaattaaaaccttTAACAAGCTATTACCTTTTCTTAGTTacgataaatattatttttaacttttaatttttctatttttaatccTATTCcttatattacatatttaagctaattacttaaaattttatcacattaaataaataattgtggATGATAAAAGGAAGAGTAATATTCATCTTTTTAAgtttggtaaaaaaataaaagtagattgaaatttcagttttatttttacttcGATACCTACCTAAGTTGTATATTATTTTCGAATATTCTTTATGCTTGTCAGAAGCATAGTGCTATGGATATGGTTGTAATTGCACAGTTCAGATCAAGGGTACTTTGCCTGAAAACATTTAAAATggtaaatagaataataaaagtTACACAGACAGTGGCTTGGGGGCCCATATCAATTGGCCCACACTATTCTACCCTCCTCTTGCCAATAACACGCAACTTTCTTTATAACATAACAAATTAGTAAcacaaatatacaaatataatttataatatagtcacagttattttataattattaaatataaacaattaatttataatatagaggttctttaatttataatttataattttatgaaattttaaattttacttaacCTTTCACTTTACCAAAggttgtaaaaataattatgaaaaaggTTTGTGTTGcccattaataatttaatagtggatatattacaattatcaaaaattctatatgcttttatttttacgtACTTTTTACGCACTCCATTAATATAATTGgctgcatcatttttttaatataaaataaatattttaaccaatcacattaataaaatgtgtaaaaaatacataaaaataactatacataacATTCATACCCTCCACCGCtccaaatttaatttctctACTATGTCATAGCAGATACATACCCTCATGAAAAACGTGACAAAAAGATATGAGAGGGTCTTCGCGAGATCTTCATTTGATCGTTAAATGCAAAAAACTATTGAATGCTTTCAACACTATTATTGgcaaaggaaaattttgtgaaaggcAGTGGCCCTTTAGCTCTTTGTTAGGCTAAAAGGCGGTTCCAGCAGTACCCACAAATAAAAGAATCCAAGAAGACAACCGCACACTCACACCCAATATCCAACTTACCATTAAAGCACACCACAAAAATGTTCCCTAACTTCCCAGTTTTGTGTCGgtggtaattaataaatatataccaTTCTACTTTGATAAAGGAACCGGAAGTGGATTGTGGACCATTCATTGTTTAGTTTAGACCCTTGATTAAGGCTGCGTTTGTGCCGTTTTAATGTTGAGTTAAccgaatttttttataaataatagtaaattaagTAAGTGGAGTGAGTTATGTAGAGTTCATATAAAATGTGTTTTtaaatgtgtttgaatgttaaaataagtttagtactatttataaaaaattgaaaagtattttgggtctcacatataaatatgttttgaattaaaaaaagttatgacTTTCACGTGTAAGAAGGTTTTGAgtttagataaatttaataatttaaaaattaaatatttagatgttaaatttaacttaaaattagattgaactgAATTGATCTCAACTGAATCTTAGAACCAAACATTTGTGTGCCAGATGAGCATGTATGTAGTTAAGTTTAAGCACTAATTCGAGAGAAATGTCGTTGATAataattctaattaatttttatttacatgtcAATTGTGTGATAAATGAAGACaagataataatttaaaatattgtgaatattttttagctgatttaaataaaattattaacactgaaagagaaaaggaaaatgaaagaagagCCAGATTTCATCAAAGTAACAAAATAAGAAAGATTTTGGGTACTGTTTGGAAAAGGCATGTCAGTCTGTTTCCCAGTGAGGTCCAACGGCAACAGGTCCATTGATCACTAATAGACACATCGCATTTATGTACGATCTGTGGGGGGTAAGCCAGCTCTCATTTTCCCCCGTTACCACAAACCCAACATTAGGCAGGATTCCTGGAAGTGGAGCCAATTTTCCCGTTTAGCTTGTCAATACGAagcatgaataaaaaaaataatactcgTAAAATGGCAACAAATTCATTGAGCTGGgctatttttttggtaccaaCCCAAGAAAGTGTCACCACAAGAGTGATTTTTTACTCAATCTTGTAGCTCATTTTAACGAGAGAATGCCAGATACACAAGTGTGATAGATCGAAATCGTGCACTAAGCTGCTGGGAATATTACCCTAAAAAAACACCCCATAAGAGGAGGACATCAATACTCTATTGCAAAGGTCATTTTTCATGCCACGGTCTGGCCTTTACATGGTAACCAGACTATATGCGTCTCAATTTTTGTCTGTTTGTGTCCCTCGTCTAGCCACTGGGAGACTCAAATCCTCTAACAACCCCATGTGTGCGCACATGCACGTGAAACGGAGAGGAAGGTTGTACACATGGTGTGTATTGATATGCTTGGATGATTTATGTTGGATTATGGGATCCAACGATTTTCCTTAGAAACTTGTTAGACTTATGGGAGTATATTGATGTTTGACAGCCTAACCTGTCATGCTCACCTGCagcacatatatatagatgtggGGCTCTACACTACCaaagtgtataaaaaaataaagttccgCCTATGCTAACAACACTTGCTTTTGGCTTAATGATAAACGCTTGATCCTAACAAGTGATATAAAGAAGAGGTTGCAGGTTCGAGTCCCTCAAGTGTCTCTGGGGGAGATTGTTAGATTATGAGATCTAGTAATCTCCCTTAAGGACTCCCTAGACTTATAGAAATATACCAGCGCTTGACAGCCCAACCTGCTGGTACACCTTGTGTGCACTACGAAGCCCTTCTTGCCTGCCCACAACATGTATATAGATGTGAGACTCTGTACTGCCAAAgtatataaagaaataaagtTACGTCTATGCTAACAGCAATTACCTTTGACCTTATGGTAAAGGCTTGATTCTAACaatttataaactatatttaAGCTTTAggtttctgaaaatgaaaatgcaaaTCATAGTTGATGTCAGAAGGAAATGGATCTTTCTTTTGCTATCGGGATTAGGCCTTGGTTATAATTCTGGACCTCCCACCCCATGAAAAAAGTAATTGCTTTtccatcaaaatgaaaaagaaatctcAATATTGTTTTGACTAGAATACGCATTGAAATCCACTAAAATGGCAGTAGCTACAGTTCTCATTGTCTACGTAAAAATACTTGATAGTCGTGGTCCTCTTCTCAAattctcaaccttcttgatcaTATTATGACCGAACAACAAATAGCCAAGATAATAAACCCTTCTTCATATTTGGCACTGCTGCTACATGTACGAACATTAGTCTGGTAAACTTTAACATGTTTAAGCTTTACTAACTACTATAAGAGAAGGGAAAATAGGTCATCTGATTATCACTTTGTTGATTAATAATACAATTTATAGGTATTAATTGAAAGTTCAAGTAGCTGTTGCACCTCCTATGCGTCCACGTGCCTTTTATTTACGATGAGCTGCTTCAACATCCGATACTACATTCAGTGTCTTGTTCTTCTTTTGTTGATATTTGGCATACGAGTACCACACACCACCGGCTGAGTTGATAACCAATCCAGTTATATTCAAAGCATGAACTTGAACACCACCCAGTAACACAAAACCAAGGGTCTGAGACaccaataagaaaaagaaaaaagattcagtcacaaattaagaatataaaagCGTATGAAAGACGTGTTAACCTGAACAGTTATAGAAACATTATATATGGGCTGGTTATctggcaggaaaaaaaaaaggatgagtAATGGGCTGGTTATTAgagtattccaaattttccTTTCCTAATCATCCAAATCTGTACAAGCGGAGCCTGAGATACTCGATGCATACCGTGGAGCCAACCCCTTTAAGAACACCAACTATTGTTGTTGTTAAAGCAGAGTTGACTATGGTACATAAGAACATGGTGAAGTTGAGGGCAATGCCCATTACCAATGAAAGAATCAGGATCGCCAAAAAGTATAAAGAATTACTCTGCATATAAGGACAAATTTCAAGTTAGACATCAGTTTTATGGTTAAATAGAGGATGCATTATAAGGGAACAATATATCAAAGGATTCTACCACTGCCAACAAGAAACAAATCTTAATGATGGAACGATAGCATTAAGAAATCAAACGAtgcctatttttattttcctttttttctgcaattttattaaaagcttTACTCAAATAAGTCTGAGCaacaaatacaaatttttt comes from the Carya illinoinensis cultivar Pawnee chromosome 8, C.illinoinensisPawnee_v1, whole genome shotgun sequence genome and includes:
- the LOC122318219 gene encoding probable xyloglucan glycosyltransferase 5, which gives rise to MAPRLDFSNWWGKDTRKGTPVVVTMENPNFSVVEIDGPDAAFRPVEKSRGKNAKQVTWVLLLKANRAIGCVSWLATALWALLGAIKRRLIHRQGVTLASEKLGKGKLLFRIIRAFLVTALAILAFEVVAYFQGWHYFKNPSLHIPRTSELRGFFHMAYVAWLTFRADYIAPPIQALSNFCVVLFLIQSVDRMILCLGCLWIKYKKIKPRIEGDPFKSDDVEGSGNYPMVLVQIPMCNEREVYEQSISAVCQLDWPKDRLLVQVLDDSDDETIQWLIEAEVAKWSQRGINIIYRHRLVRTGYKAGNLKSAMSCDYVMSYEFVAIFDADFQPNPDFLKLTVPHFKGNPELGLVQARWAFVNKDENLLTRLQNINLCFHFEVEQQVNGVFINFFGFNGTAGVWRIKALEESGGWLERTTVEDMDIAIRAHLNGWKFIFLNDVKALCEVPESYEAYRKQQHRWHSGPMQLFRLCLPAIITSKISACKKANLVLLFFLLRKLILPFYSFTLFCVILPLTMFVPEAELPVWVICYVPVFMSFLNILPAPKSFPFIVPYLLFENTMSVTKFNAMVSGLFQLGSSYEWVVTKKAGRSSESDLLAAAERESRTINQPQFSRGASESELCELNQIKEQKEASRDPVKKINKIYRKELALAFLLLTASVRSLLSAQGVHFYFLLFQGVTFLLVGLDLIGEQMS